In Frondihabitans sp. PAMC 28766, a genomic segment contains:
- a CDS encoding glutamate-5-semialdehyde dehydrogenase, translating into MTMTDAATTARLSPALVAKLERSQAAARVLATATAAVKNSALQAIADAVRTHAGRIVEANSLDLEAGRANGLSTGLQDRLRLDTARLEGLAVATELIVGLVDPVGEALRGRILPNGLQLTQVRVPFGVVGAIYEARPNVTVDIAALALKSGNVAVLRGGSAAENTNRVLVEVLQDAIASVGLPREAVQTIDEFGRQGATELMRARGYVDVLIPRGSAQLIDAVVAESKVPVIETGAGVVHVFLDESADEKWAVDIVTNAKVQRPSVCNALETLLVHRDSAHRLLPPVLSALREAGVTIHGDDRTRALFADSVPVTDDDWATEYMTLDVSVRVVDDLDQAMEHIRRFSTHHTESIITNDLGHAERFLAEVDSAVVMVNASTRFTDGGEFGFGAEVGISTQKLHARGPMGLPELTSSKWIVRGSGQIRD; encoded by the coding sequence ATGACGATGACCGACGCCGCGACCACCGCCCGGCTGAGCCCCGCCCTCGTCGCGAAGCTCGAGCGGTCGCAGGCCGCCGCCCGCGTGCTGGCGACCGCCACCGCCGCCGTCAAGAACAGCGCGCTCCAGGCGATCGCCGACGCCGTGCGCACCCACGCCGGGCGCATCGTCGAGGCGAACTCCCTCGATCTCGAGGCCGGCCGGGCGAACGGTCTGTCGACGGGCCTGCAGGATCGCCTGCGCCTCGACACCGCGCGCCTCGAGGGCCTCGCCGTCGCCACCGAGCTCATCGTGGGGCTCGTCGACCCGGTGGGCGAAGCGCTCCGCGGTCGCATCCTGCCCAACGGTCTGCAGCTGACGCAGGTGCGCGTGCCGTTCGGCGTCGTCGGCGCCATCTACGAGGCCCGCCCCAATGTCACCGTCGACATCGCGGCCCTCGCGCTCAAGAGCGGCAACGTGGCCGTCCTCCGCGGTGGCTCTGCGGCTGAGAACACCAATCGCGTGCTCGTCGAGGTGCTGCAGGATGCCATCGCGAGCGTCGGCCTCCCGCGCGAAGCCGTACAGACGATCGACGAGTTCGGCAGGCAGGGCGCGACCGAGCTGATGCGGGCGCGCGGCTACGTCGACGTGCTCATCCCGCGCGGCAGTGCGCAGCTCATCGACGCCGTCGTCGCCGAGTCGAAGGTGCCCGTCATCGAGACCGGCGCCGGGGTCGTGCACGTCTTCCTCGACGAGTCGGCCGACGAGAAGTGGGCCGTCGACATCGTCACCAACGCGAAGGTGCAGCGCCCGAGCGTGTGCAACGCCCTCGAGACGCTGCTGGTGCATCGCGACTCCGCCCATCGGCTTTTGCCGCCTGTCCTGTCGGCATTGCGCGAGGCCGGCGTCACGATCCACGGCGACGACCGCACTCGGGCCCTCTTCGCCGATTCGGTGCCGGTGACCGACGACGACTGGGCGACCGAGTACATGACGCTCGACGTCTCGGTGCGCGTCGTGGACGACCTCGACCAGGCGATGGAGCACATCCGGCGATTCTCGACGCATCACACCGAGTCGATCATCACGAACGATCTCGGCCACGCCGAGCGCTTCCTCGCCGAGGTCGACAGTGCCGTGGTGATGGTCAACGCGTCGACGCGCTTCACTGACGGGGGTGAGTTCGGCTTCGGCGCCGAGGTCGGCATCTCGACTCAGAAGCTGCACGCGCGTGGCCCGATGGGCCTGCCCGAGCTGACGAGCAGCAAGTGGATCGTGCGCGGGTCGGGCCAGATCCGCGACTAG
- the rplU gene encoding 50S ribosomal protein L21 gives MAFAIVRAGGRQEKVEVGTIVTVDRLKANASDTVSFVPVLHVDGDTILSGDALSKVTVEGEVLNDLRGPKIVIQNYKNKTGYKRRMGFRADLTRVKITSIKTK, from the coding sequence ATGGCTTTCGCTATTGTGCGTGCCGGTGGTCGTCAAGAGAAGGTCGAGGTGGGCACGATCGTGACCGTCGACCGTCTCAAGGCGAATGCCAGCGACACCGTCTCGTTCGTTCCCGTCCTGCACGTCGACGGCGACACGATCCTGTCGGGTGACGCGCTGTCGAAGGTCACGGTCGAGGGCGAGGTTCTGAACGACCTCCGCGGCCCGAAGATCGTGATCCAGAACTACAAGAACAAGACCGGGTACAAGCGTCGCATGGGGTTCCGTGCCGACCTGACCCGCGTCAAGATCACGTCGATCAAGACCAAGTAG
- the rpmA gene encoding 50S ribosomal protein L27, translating to MAHKKGASSTRNGRDSNAQRLGVKRFGGQVVLAGEIIVRQRGTHFHPGVNVGRGGDDTLFALAPGAVEFGAKGGRKVVNIVSTETVSA from the coding sequence ATGGCACACAAAAAGGGCGCAAGCTCCACTCGTAACGGCCGCGACTCGAACGCGCAGCGCCTCGGCGTGAAGCGCTTCGGCGGCCAGGTCGTCCTCGCGGGCGAGATCATCGTGCGTCAGCGCGGCACCCACTTCCACCCCGGTGTGAACGTGGGCCGTGGCGGCGACGACACCCTGTTCGCCCTCGCCCCGGGCGCGGTCGAGTTCGGTGCGAAGGGCGGCCGCAAGGTCGTCAACATCGTGAGCACCGAGACCGTCTCCGCCTGA
- the obgE gene encoding GTPase ObgE gives MATFVDQVSLHLKAGNGGNGCVSVKREKFKPLAGPDGGNGGHGGDIVLVSSNDVTTLLGFHRNPHRSSPNGGPGMGDHRSGNNGEMLELEVPVGTVVTDEDGTELIDFVEAGLRFVVAEGGIGGLGNAALSSTKRKAPGFALLGTPGWQGDVQLELKVVADIALVGYPSAGKSSLVAAISAAKPKIADYPFTTLHPNLGVVESGSTRYTVADVPGLIEGASEGKGLGLEFLRHVERCSALLHVLDCATLEPGRDPLTDLDVILGELAAYPVPAGQLPLLERPQLIALNKVDVPEARELADFVTADLQERGYPVFEISAVSRAGLRELSFALAEVVEADRAVRAAEEMARPRIIMRPKAVNESKFEVQVEGGTYGNVYRIRGVKPERWVLQTEFNNEEAVGYLADRLNKLGVEDQLFKAGAIAGSTVVIGGAGGIVFDWEPTLTSTAELMTAARGTDPRLHQSSRQTRNERREEYFARMDAKAEARAELMRERAAGLWTDDEGFEVGGPVTDDDLPGEDDEQE, from the coding sequence ATGGCCACATTCGTCGACCAAGTGTCGCTCCACCTCAAGGCGGGCAACGGCGGCAACGGCTGCGTCTCGGTCAAGCGCGAGAAGTTCAAGCCGCTGGCCGGCCCCGACGGCGGCAACGGCGGCCACGGCGGCGACATCGTGCTCGTCAGCAGCAACGACGTCACCACCCTCCTCGGCTTCCACCGCAACCCGCACCGTTCGAGCCCCAACGGCGGCCCGGGCATGGGCGACCACCGCTCGGGTAACAACGGCGAGATGCTCGAGCTCGAGGTTCCGGTCGGCACCGTCGTCACCGACGAAGACGGCACCGAGCTGATCGACTTCGTCGAAGCGGGCCTGCGGTTCGTCGTCGCCGAGGGCGGCATCGGCGGCCTCGGTAACGCGGCGCTTTCGTCGACGAAGCGCAAGGCTCCCGGGTTTGCTCTGCTCGGCACCCCGGGGTGGCAGGGCGATGTCCAGCTCGAGCTGAAGGTCGTCGCCGACATCGCCCTCGTCGGCTACCCGTCGGCGGGCAAATCGAGCCTTGTCGCCGCGATCTCGGCGGCGAAGCCGAAGATCGCCGACTACCCCTTCACCACTCTCCACCCGAACCTCGGTGTCGTCGAGTCAGGATCGACGAGATACACGGTCGCCGACGTCCCCGGCCTCATCGAGGGCGCGAGCGAGGGCAAGGGTCTCGGCCTCGAGTTCCTGCGCCACGTCGAGCGCTGCTCGGCTCTGCTGCACGTGCTCGACTGCGCCACGCTCGAGCCGGGCCGCGACCCGCTGACCGATCTCGACGTGATCCTGGGCGAGCTTGCCGCGTACCCCGTGCCGGCCGGCCAGCTTCCGCTGCTCGAGCGCCCGCAGCTCATCGCCCTCAACAAGGTCGACGTGCCGGAGGCTCGTGAGCTGGCCGACTTCGTCACGGCCGACCTCCAAGAGCGCGGCTACCCCGTCTTCGAGATCTCCGCCGTGTCGCGGGCGGGTCTGCGTGAGTTGTCGTTCGCCCTCGCCGAGGTCGTCGAGGCCGACCGTGCCGTGCGTGCTGCCGAAGAGATGGCGCGCCCGCGCATCATCATGCGCCCGAAGGCGGTCAACGAGTCGAAGTTCGAGGTGCAGGTCGAGGGGGGCACCTACGGCAACGTCTACCGCATCCGCGGCGTCAAGCCCGAGCGCTGGGTGCTGCAGACCGAGTTCAACAACGAGGAGGCCGTCGGCTACCTCGCCGATCGCCTCAACAAGCTCGGTGTCGAAGACCAGCTGTTCAAGGCCGGGGCGATCGCAGGATCCACTGTGGTCATCGGCGGTGCCGGGGGCATCGTCTTCGACTGGGAGCCCACTCTCACCTCCACCGCCGAGCTCATGACCGCGGCGCGCGGCACCGACCCCCGACTGCACCAGTCGTCGAGGCAGACCCGCAACGAGCGCCGCGAAGAGTATTTCGCGCGCATGGACGCCAAGGCCGAGGCCCGCGCCGAGCTGATGCGCGAGCGCGCGGCCGGCCTGTGGACCGACGACGAGGGTTTCGAAGTGGGAGGCCCCGTCACCGACGACGACCTGCCCGGAGAGGACGACGAGCAAGAGTGA
- the proB gene encoding glutamate 5-kinase has translation MLSRSDVPRARRVVVKVGSSSISGPNADQIGPLVDALAATYARGAEVILVSSGAIATGMPFLDLESRPTDLATQQAAAAVGQNVLIYRYQESLRRYEIVAGQVLLTAGDIDNPTSRANAQRAMERLLKLRILPIVNENDTVATHEIRFGDNDRLAALVAQMVEADLLVLLSDVDALYTKPPHEPGAVKISDVEYGDELSGIRFGDAGAAGVGTGGASTKVAAARLATESGTPVLVTSTALVTEALAGAPIGTWFASRAALRG, from the coding sequence ATCCTGTCCCGCTCCGACGTGCCGCGCGCCCGTCGCGTCGTGGTCAAGGTGGGCTCGTCGTCGATCTCGGGCCCGAACGCCGACCAGATCGGGCCGCTCGTCGACGCGCTGGCCGCGACCTACGCGAGGGGCGCCGAGGTGATCCTGGTGTCGTCGGGCGCGATCGCCACGGGCATGCCCTTCCTCGACCTCGAGAGCCGGCCCACCGACCTCGCCACGCAGCAGGCGGCGGCGGCCGTCGGCCAGAACGTGTTGATCTACCGCTACCAGGAGAGCCTGCGACGGTACGAGATCGTGGCCGGCCAGGTGCTGCTCACGGCGGGCGACATCGACAACCCGACGTCTCGCGCGAATGCGCAGCGGGCGATGGAGCGGCTGCTGAAGCTCCGCATCCTGCCGATCGTCAACGAGAACGACACCGTCGCGACGCATGAGATCCGCTTCGGCGACAACGACCGCCTCGCCGCCCTCGTGGCGCAGATGGTCGAGGCCGACCTGCTCGTGCTGCTCTCCGACGTCGATGCGCTCTACACGAAGCCGCCGCACGAGCCGGGCGCTGTGAAGATCAGCGACGTCGAGTACGGCGACGAGCTCTCGGGCATCCGCTTCGGCGACGCCGGGGCGGCCGGTGTCGGCACCGGCGGGGCGAGCACGAAGGTGGCCGCCGCGCGGCTCGCGACCGAGTCGGGCACGCCAGTGCTCGTCACCTCGACCGCTCTCGTCACCGAGGCGCTTGCCGGCGCGCCGATCGGCACCTGGTTCGCCTCACGCGCTGCCCTCCGCGGCTGA